A region from the Lutra lutra chromosome 1, mLutLut1.2, whole genome shotgun sequence genome encodes:
- the LOC125081931 gene encoding ribosomal biogenesis factor-like — protein sequence MAKNKLRGQKSRNVFHIASQKNFKTKNKAKPVITNLKKINTVSDEKPVNVDEATRLMVQL from the exons ATGGCCAAGAACAAACTAAGAGGGCAGAAGTCCAGGAATGTATTTCATATAGCCagccaaaaaaattttaagactaaaaacaaagcaaaaccagtTATCACTAATCTTAAGAAGATAAACACTGTAAGTGATGAAAAA CCAGTTAATGTTGATGAAGCAACAAGATTAATGGTTCAGCTATAA